The following proteins are co-located in the Eriocheir sinensis breed Jianghai 21 chromosome 34, ASM2467909v1, whole genome shotgun sequence genome:
- the LOC127006906 gene encoding glutathione peroxidase-like yields the protein MARLLPLVAAAALLGPGASTIISRRQCGEVEGDFYQFSATTLGSNQLVNFEEYRGKVVLVANVATYUGLTIPSYNQMNALAEFYVDQDFVILGFPCNQFGLQEPGATDAEIMNGITYVRPGGGFEPNMTLFKKTEVNGADEDPIYTFLKSGCEYTDTDFSSSLYYEPLRIGDLHWNFEKFLIDKNGKPYTRYHPSVVTPDALKDDINALLSA from the exons ATGGCCCGCCTTTTACCACTGGTGGCCGCCGCGGCCCTCCTGGGCCCGGGCGCCTCCACAATCATTTCCCGCCGCCAGTGTGGCGAAGTAGAGGGAGACTTTTATCAATTCTCTGCAACAACACTTGGAAGCAATCAGCTTGTAAACTTCGAGGAGTATCGAGgcaaa GTGGTGTTGGTAGCCAATGTGGCCACCTACTGAGGGCTCACCATCCCCTCATACAACCAAATGAATGCACTGGCGGAGTTCTATGTAGATCAGGACTTCGTCATCCTTGGATTTCCTTGCAACCAGTTTGGTTTG CAAGAACCAGGGGCGACTGATGCCGAGATTATGAACGGTATCACATATGTTCGTCCCGGAGGTGGCTTTGAGCCCAACATGACCCTCTTTAAAAAGACTGAAGTCAACGGGGCTGATGAAGACCCCATCTACACTTTCCTAAAG AGCGGTTGTGAGTACACCGACACCGACTTCTCGTCAAGCCTCTACTACGAGCCTCTCAGAATTGGAGACCTCCACTGGAACTTTgaaaagttcctgattgacaagAATGGGAAGCCATACACCCGCTACCACCCTTCTGTGGTCACTCCTGATGCCCTCAAGGATGATATAAATGCTCTCTTGAGTGCATAA